A genomic window from Deltaproteobacteria bacterium includes:
- a CDS encoding CBS domain-containing protein yields MKRTVSDLMKQRDFGHPPLIDVNASVDEALALLEKSDIGASLVMDKAAVVGVFSERDFARAYTLNRAIVEPNAKLKDFMSHKVVFVTTDYLLEECMAVMVKMKIRHLPVLQGDAPIAFLSMRHIMEALVEENQFMVNQLVTYVTGANTVEENRPRSGLIKQQNRNLENRFS; encoded by the coding sequence ATGAAGAGAACAGTATCTGATTTAATGAAACAAAGAGACTTCGGCCATCCACCTTTGATTGACGTGAACGCATCAGTCGATGAGGCGCTGGCACTTTTAGAAAAATCTGATATCGGGGCTTCGCTGGTCATGGATAAGGCTGCAGTCGTTGGAGTTTTTTCAGAAAGAGACTTCGCGCGGGCATACACTTTAAACCGAGCGATTGTAGAACCGAATGCAAAATTGAAGGATTTCATGAGCCATAAGGTTGTTTTTGTAACTACTGACTATCTATTGGAAGAATGTATGGCGGTCATGGTTAAAATGAAAATTCGTCACTTGCCTGTGCTTCAAGGAGACGCTCCGATTGCGTTTTTAAGTATGAGACATATAATGGAGGCTTTGGTTGAAGAAAATCAATTCATGGTTAACCAGTTAGTGACATATGTGACAGGCGCAAACACAGTGGAGGAAAATCGACCTCGTAGTGGGCTAATAAAACAACAAAATCGAAATTTAGAAAATAGATTCTCTTGA